The genomic segment TCGGACGATGGAGAACTCTCGTCCGTGAAACGACTTGCGAGTGAGACTGCGCCGGGGGAGGCGATCCGGCGCAGGTATAGGTAAGACGCGCACGTCCGGTGCGCAATGGAATCCCGCCGCCGCACGTGCGGCGACATCAAGGAGGCCGACCCATGACAGCGACGAAGAGGCTTGCGACATTCGGAGTGCTGGCTGCGACCTGTGTACAGATCATCGCCTGCAACGAGGCCGCCGAGCCGCTCGCAACGGCCGAGGCCACGTCCGGCACAATGTCGTCCGCACTCGTGCGCACCATATCGCCCAGCGCCCAGGACGCCGGCGTCCCGGCGTACGTCCGGATCAACGAGAGCCCGCCCCATGTCTTCGGCGACGGCGTGATGGTGGGCTTCGTGTTCTACCGCGATCCCGCCTGCATCCCCGCCGACTTCAACCTGCTCACGTTCTTCGACATGCCGGCCGTGTTCGCGTGTCCGGTTCTCGTCGAGGGATTCTCGCTCTGGGACGGGGTGCCGTTCACCCAGGCGCCAGTCATGACTCAGCTCAGCGGCAGCAACGTTCCCGTCTGGTTCGCGCCATCCGACGAGGTCGCAGCCGCGATGGCGGACGGCTCGCTCGAGATCGGCGAGATCGCCGCACTCGACGGCCTGCTCAAGGGCACGGCCGACCGGTTCCACGAGGTGCTTCAGCCGCGCCCGTCGGCGGCGAAGCTGGTGCTCGGCGCAGAAGGCCAGCTGGAGGACGGCCGTGACTTCACGTTCCAGTTCACGTGGGTCGATAACGATGTGAAGGCTATCCGGATCCGTATCCGATAGGAGTCACTTCGGGTCCGCATTCCCGTTCCCGTTCCCGTACCTGCGGGAACGGGAGTGGGAGCGAAGCGGCCAAGCGCCGCGTCGGCCGGCGCATGAGCATACGGGTGCCGCTGCGCGTTACCTGTTCAGCTTCTGAAGCCTTCGCCGCAGATCGTTGCGGCGCGCGGCAAGCTCCGGATCGGCATTCTGCCAGGCGGCCAGGACGTGGCCATACTGCACGCGCGCGCTGTCCGGCTCACCGGCCGCTTCGAATGCGTAGCCGAGCAGCTCCTGCAACTCCGTACGGGTGACGTAGAGCCCGCCCGCCTCCAGGCCGCGCTGAAGTGCAGGTCGGAGCGTACGCACTGCCTCACCGGGTTCATCGAGCGTGATCTGCATGCGCGCCAGCTCGAGATTCGTGCGGGTGAAGCCTGACGTGGGGGACGTGGGCTGAAGCGCTGCTCGTCGGAACCGGTCTGCCGCCTCCGCGAAGCGGGCGTGCGCAGCCAGGTGCAGGCCGCGCACGTGGTGGTGCGTGTTGCGATACAGCGCACCGAGCGTACGGGCGCCCAGGGTCTCGATCGTGTCGGCGAGCGGCAGCAGCGCTGCCGTGTCGCCCGCGGACGCGAGCGCCGTCGCGAGATGAACGAGGCGCCAGCTGTGGAGTTTCCCGTGCAGCGAGGGGATGCTCTCGAAGTCGCCGCGTGCGGGCAGCGTCGCGAGGGAGTCGAAGAGAGCGGCGGCCGCGCGCGCGTGTCCCATCTCGAGCAGCACCTGCGCTTCGGCGATGCGCGGCTCCGGCTCCTCGGGATGCAGACGGCGCAGCTGGCGTGCAGTCGCGAGCGCGTCGCGCAGCCGGCCCTGATGGCGCAGGCTGATCGTGAGAAACCAGAGCGCCTCCTTCTGAACGTCCGGAGGTCCGGCGCGTGCCTGCTCGCGCAGGAGACGGTCGGCACTGGCGAAGTCGCCCGTGCGAATGTCGAGCAGAGCTGGAAAGATCGGGACATACGGATTCGCGGGGGCCAGCGGTGCCGCGCGGCGGATCGCGGCGAGCGCCTCGTCGACCCTGCCCTGCCATTCCATTAGCATGGCGAGCGTGTGCCAGGCACGTCCCGCCGCGGGGCGGAGCCGGGCCCAGTCGCGGGCCGTCCGCTCCGCGGCGGCCAGTGAGTCGAGTGCGACGTATGCCGGGATCATGGCTGCGAACGCGTCGCAGGCGACACATTCGGCGGAAATCCCGCGCAGCCCGAGTGAGTCGATGTGCACGGCGCGCTGGAGATGACGAAGGGCTCGGCGCGGCGCCCCGACCGCCGCGAAGGCACGCCCGGCGAGCAACTGTGTCTGCGGCTCGTCGGTGTAGCGCGCGAGGAGCGTGTCGGCGATGGACAGCAGTGCAGGGTCCGCGGTGTTCCAGGCGATGCCGCCCTGGACCAGCAGGCGCTCGCGCTCAGGCAGGCGCGTGACCAGCCGTCGCAGGCGTGCCTCGAGCTGACTGTCCGGCGGCATTCCGAGCAACCGCTCCGTCGTGACGGCGTAGTAAGTCGCTGCCGCGAACGTGGCATCGTCGGCGAGCGCAGCCCGGAAGAACCGCCGGGCCGTGTGCAGATCGACCTGGTGATACGCGCGCAGTCCCTCCTCGAACAGGCGTTGTGCCACGGCGGAGGTGACGTCGTCGCGAGGTGCCACGGCCGCGTCGCGACCGGAGTCGTCAGGCCGCCGCACCACCGACGCCGACGCGGTGGCGACCAGCAGCGCACCGATCGCGACAGCGGCGACAGTGCGCCGCCGCGTGCCGATCAGTGTGCGCAGGCCGGTCGCAGTTCCGCGGCGCGCGATCGTCGGCAGGTCGTCGAGGTATTGGTCGATCTCGGCGGCGAGCGCGGCCACAGTCGGATAACGGGCTTCCGGCTCGCGCTGCATCGCGCGACAGAGGATGTGATGCAGAGGCGCGGGCATCATCCTGTCGGCGGCAGCCGGCCGGGCCGCGTCCGCCGTGCAGGACATGCGCTCCAGCACCGGCGCATTGTGTTCGGTCGCGCGGCGCGGGCGCCTGCCGCAGAGCAATTC from the Longimicrobiales bacterium genome contains:
- a CDS encoding protein kinase, producing MIPLTPEIWRRVEPLLDRALELDATARAAFLESACAGEPQLRAAVEALLRADGEAGEFLETPAAVRAGELLRAGEAPLDADPTHAADAGARDGERIGPFRIVRELAAGGMGVVYLAERADGQFEQCVALKVIRRSLFGEEMRRRFLRERQILAHLQHASIAYLLDGGVTADGRPWYAMEHVEGVPLTRYCDTNDLGLEQRLRLFGRVCAAVEYAHAHHVVHRDLKPANILVTGNGELKLIDFGIARMLDGHTEATAAHEMEERAHARTACAITTAASALTPEYAAPEQIRSETVTSAADVYALGVVLHELLCGRRPRRATEHNAPVLERMSCTADAARPAAADRMMPAPLHHILCRAMQREPEARYPTVAALAAEIDQYLDDLPTIARRGTATGLRTLIGTRRRTVAAVAIGALLVATASASVVRRPDDSGRDAAVAPRDDVTSAVAQRLFEEGLRAYHQVDLHTARRFFRAALADDATFAAATYYAVTTERLLGMPPDSQLEARLRRLVTRLPERERLLVQGGIAWNTADPALLSIADTLLARYTDEPQTQLLAGRAFAAVGAPRRALRHLQRAVHIDSLGLRGISAECVACDAFAAMIPAYVALDSLAAAERTARDWARLRPAAGRAWHTLAMLMEWQGRVDEALAAIRRAAPLAPANPYVPIFPALLDIRTGDFASADRLLREQARAGPPDVQKEALWFLTISLRHQGRLRDALATARQLRRLHPEEPEPRIAEAQVLLEMGHARAAAALFDSLATLPARGDFESIPSLHGKLHSWRLVHLATALASAGDTAALLPLADTIETLGARTLGALYRNTHHHVRGLHLAAHARFAEAADRFRRAALQPTSPTSGFTRTNLELARMQITLDEPGEAVRTLRPALQRGLEAGGLYVTRTELQELLGYAFEAAGEPDSARVQYGHVLAAWQNADPELAARRNDLRRRLQKLNR